The Astatotilapia calliptera chromosome 8, fAstCal1.2, whole genome shotgun sequence nucleotide sequence TGACAGTGACTGTTACCAGATGCTTCATAAACAACAAATAAGTGCAGTGTGATGACATTTCCACAAAACgtggaaaacaaaataaagtacgAGAAAAAAAACGCCAAGTTAAAAATCAAGCCGGCACTGTGAAGCAGCCTGtgtgaaatatgttttttactATCTACTTGCTCAGCGCATTGGGGTCAAAATTCAGTCTGATTTAAAGGCCCACTGTGAACTCAAGCATGTCAGGTAGGCTGAGGACACAGTGCAGCGCATAGATTTAGCTAGAAATCTGAAataatcaatatttttaaccCATGACCCCACATCAAATAAGTACTCAGATGAACTCTCACTATTCCAGCACAGAGTATACAAAGACTATATCTTTGTTAAAATACTCCAATTAATGTCTTGCTGGTGCTGTATTTATTCAATAACCAAATAGTAAAGAGAGTAAAGGGATTAATATTGTAATTATCTCCTTGTCTTCAGCAATCAATGTGTCATTACCTTGTATCTTTCAGCTATATTGAAGCCGATTGCGAACTGCAGTTTGCGAAGGCAGATGGGACAAAAGTCCAAGGGCCTTCGATCAGACTCATCGAGGTGGTTGGAGCCTTGCATGACACAGCTCAACCACTGGCAATGTGAGATTCCAAACATGTGGCCGATCTCGTGAGTCATTGTCTGGAGCAGAAACACTAAAGTTACAATGAAGACTAAAAACAGACACAAGAGTGAAGGTTTACAAGGGTCTATGGAAATAAGTGCTTTGATAAGACATGTTGATACAAGTGGGCAGATCATGACCACTGGCAAACCAACAATAACTAAATACATTAAGTAAACTGAGATGTTTCTTAGTAACCTTGCAGGATCGAAGCAGCAGAGAGCTAGTGATCGGTGGAGTGTAATAGCCGTCAAACACAGAATAATCCTTCTGCCTTGGCTGAAGATGCTTCTTCAGCCTTCCAGCATAACTTCTCTTATAGAAGTTGTCATCATATCTGGCAAAACTGAAAACGCCCATTCCTGTACACATTTAGGAAAAATTTGaggaaaggaaacaggaagCTATCTCCCCTCTAATGTATTTCACTTTAGCACTATCTAGTGGCTACTCAGTCACATtgcatcacacacaaaaaaactaagCATCTCCTCCCCAATGCTCATGGAACAAATTGCATCAAGACGGATTTGTGTTTGAATAACCTAGTGCTTTGCTTTTAGAAACCTCACCCTCTGTCAGAGAAGCTTGTCCAAAGACAAAGTTCCATGAATCTTTGGGGTAGAGGTCAATCATTGTGATTCCAACAATACAAAAAGCATCTTTTGGTTTCCTCTTCTTCAGAAATTGTAGCAGATCGCCTTTagttaaagagaaaaacagtaCTGACAAAGAAAATTGCACCAACCCAGATTGACACTGCAAGGAAAATGTCCAAAGTCACTAACTGATAtggaaaaatgttaaatgtacgttttttgtttttatttttaagtcatTACCAGTAAGGATTTGAAGGTTGTAAGAGTTACTGTTGACCCTGAAAGAGCACTTTGTTTCAGACACTGCAACTGCTGGAAGCAACTTCACAGAAAGCCCGTAGAAGAAGGCTTGGCAGTAATCTCGCAGCCACTCCATATACTGGTCTGTCTGGGCAGCAACTTCTCCAAAAGAACCTACAACAAACAAAGTGCAGAATTAAGCCTAAGCAACCAAGTGGCATGCTGAATTTGGAGACCACACCCTTTTGTTGCACACACTAGACATACTTTACCCATTTGTAATGCCCAAAATTAACTGACtatagttttttctttctcattttttcttctcatgCTCTCTATGTCCACTGCTAAGGGCATCAACTGAAAGCTACTGAATCCTGTAAGAAACATTTCACAACTCCCCACACATACTCCGCTAGAACTGAGAGAAATAGAGATTCTGAGTACATGATATGCAGATATGCACACCTATGGTTTGAATATAAATAGTACTCTGGCTTTCATTTGGGGTCTTGCGATAAGGCTTTCTGTAAAAGGCCTCAAAGTCTTCGGGCTCCTCGGGGTGAGCGAGGATCCAGTCAGAGTCAGAGTGCACGGTGAGGAGTTGGAAAAGGGAACCCGGCTGCCCAGCGTGGAATCCTTCCTCCAGAAGgcgcttttcttcttttgtgtacTTACTATAAACCTTAGTTAAATACTGAGAATTGGAGACCAAAGCTGTATGGAGTTTCTCTGGAGTGTACTGGATCACCTTCATCTGCAGGAGAAATGCATTGCATTAACTTGAATTACCCTGCAGACAAGACAATGTTTTTTCCCATCTTTTATCCCCCCATCACATaaattgattctttttactCCTTTTACATGGATGTCTTGCTCTCTTTGGATGCATGCGGCAAGgaaaagtttgacattttgagaaatgtatttgtaaatgtttttgctttcttgCCGAGAGTTAGATAGGAGGACTGATCCACTCTAGTGTTTTGTGATAAACATTAAGCCACCAAGAGATCAAAGTAAgctaaactaaaattaaaaggGAGTGACTGCACCTGGCCAAAACAATTACAATTACGGTCCGACTACTTTGGATTCTCTGAAGGGaggtactgtgtgtaaaatggcTGTACTTCCTGAACAGTTATTCTAACTCTTTTGTCAAACCCCTTCAATATAAAAGCTAAATACTTATGCACTAATTGTAGGCTAATTATATCAGGTCAGTCCAGTTCTGTCAGCAGCTAAATAGCGGAGACTGGAAGAAGAGAAAACCATTATCACACATTAATAGCAGCTACATTACattacagtaaatataaactcACAAGCTAGCTTAATGCTATATGATATTTTCTAAAGAATAGTTAGCAAACGCGTTTTTGCACTTTTGTTcgacacacaataaaaaaacacttaaaacacTTAAAAGTACAAATAAGGCAAATGGGTCAATAGGGAAGGATACAATAATGAGAAAATACCTTAACCGACACTTCTATTTGTTCACACCGGAAGCTATATTTACGTCATGTAAACAGAGGGGCGgggttaaagaaaaaagaaagctcgCAGTCGCGATTGTCTTCCAAAAGACTTCGGAGTATCACGTATTGTAGTGCAGACATTAAAATCAGATTTATCGTAAACTTGCCGGTCTGGTTTCTCGTAGCGGACTGTTGCAAACTAAAGAGAACAATTCAACACGCTTATTGGCAAGTAGACGTCATACGAAAGCGGAAGAACTTTCGGTTAGTGCAGCTAAAGTTAGCTAGATAAGTGGCTACTCAAACGGTAGCAGGTAGCAGCTAGCGGGCTAGCTTGCTTCTTTGCTGTCATGACCGGGGCTCCTCGAGATTTCACAGCGTAAACGAGAATACCTAGCAACTTGCTTGTTAGCTTTTATTCGTTCGGCTAAATTTGTGGCCCCGCCGAGACGCTGGCAGAGCGGAGATTTTTTGCTTTCCTGTGGCTACCGGTGCTTCTTCAGCCGGCTGAAGATAGCTCGTTTTACACACCCTGGACTTCCCAGTGAGATGAGAGAGAGCAGCATTGCCAAAGCATTTAAATAAGACATCTTAACCCGGCTGACAAGGAGTGTCAACCTTTCTGTTTGCCAAAAATAAGCATCCGATAAGACTGGAGAAATGCTGACTGACAGCAGGTAAAGACGAGAACATACATTTTCACAATATTTCACAATTATTTATTATAGGATCATCACCATATGGAAAAATACACTGAGTTATTATGTCATTGTAATTCAATGTTATGACTAAGTCACATTTTTCAGGCATCCAAGTTCTAGTCATATAATATAGCTTCATACAGACCCCAGTAAAGCTGTGTAAGTCTGTATGGTCTCATAGTACCAGTGCCACATGCCTGTTCATATAACTGCTTCAGCCTGTGTTGCTATTTTTGGTTCCTCGTCATGTACTCTCTTTCTGATACTCTTGGCTTCCTCCGCCCAATCTGTCTCCCCCTCCCTGcatcatttctgtcacacaatcTCTCTGTTCCTTGCATCGCTGTTTTGTACAGGAAAAGGCACCATAGCTGCGACAGCGAGGAAGACCAACAGCTGAGGCCTCAGGCCAAGAGGTCAGGAGGGGGTCCCTCGTTGCTTGTATCAGATTTGGACTCAGAGGTGAGACACATACATAGATTGTGGATTTGCTCCTGATTGTCTATAAAAGTTGACGTCTTTTACCTTATAATGTAaatcttgctgcatttttgcAGATAGAGCACGTGTCTTGGGATCACATACAGTGCGCCGCTGTCAGAAAGAGCTTAGACCGTCTTTATTCACAGGCTGTGCATCCATCTGTGAAGCTGCTGTTCAGACTCCAACTCTGTTCTGTGTTTGCAGTCTTCCAGCAGTGACAGCAGCAATGGGATCAGCAGTCCAGAGAGAGCAATAGTGGCCACCACCAGACCATGCATACACAGCCAAAACAGCTGCAGGACCCAGGACCCCGTCAGCCCAAAGCCCGAAGTCTCTGCCAGCTCCTTGCCGCACGGTTTCCATGGTGACGGAAGAAGTGTCTCATATGACTACATCAACAGAGTCCTGAGGGAGGCGCACTTC carries:
- the amz2 gene encoding archaemetzincin-2 isoform X1, producing the protein MKVIQYTPEKLHTALVSNSQYLTKVYSKYTKEEKRLLEEGFHAGQPGSLFQLLTVHSDSDWILAHPEEPEDFEAFYRKPYRKTPNESQSTIYIQTIGSFGEVAAQTDQYMEWLRDYCQAFFYGLSVKLLPAVAVSETKCSFRVNSNSYNLQILTGDLLQFLKKRKPKDAFCIVGITMIDLYPKDSWNFVFGQASLTEGMGVFSFARYDDNFYKRSYAGRLKKHLQPRQKDYSVFDGYYTPPITSSLLLRSCKTMTHEIGHMFGISHCQWLSCVMQGSNHLDESDRRPLDFCPICLRKLQFAIGFNIAERYKALLHWMDEDQTQTSVKASASHTTPHFTKPTEAFNASKLWVCRCLEILEKDQ
- the amz2 gene encoding archaemetzincin-2 isoform X2 — translated: MKVIQYTPEKLHTALVSNSQYLTKVYSSFGEVAAQTDQYMEWLRDYCQAFFYGLSVKLLPAVAVSETKCSFRVNSNSYNLQILTGDLLQFLKKRKPKDAFCIVGITMIDLYPKDSWNFVFGQASLTEGMGVFSFARYDDNFYKRSYAGRLKKHLQPRQKDYSVFDGYYTPPITSSLLLRSCKTMTHEIGHMFGISHCQWLSCVMQGSNHLDESDRRPLDFCPICLRKLQFAIGFNIAERYKALLHWMDEDQTQTSVKASASHTTPHFTKPTEAFNASKLWVCRCLEILEKDQ
- the LOC113028581 gene encoding protein FAM104A, encoding MLTDSRKRHHSCDSEEDQQLRPQAKRSGGGPSLLVSDLDSESSSSDSSNGISSPERAIVATTRPCIHSQNSCRTQDPVSPKPEVSASSLPHGFHGDGRSVSYDYINRVLREAHFSSLQTRGRPGST